A stretch of Macadamia integrifolia cultivar HAES 741 chromosome 7, SCU_Mint_v3, whole genome shotgun sequence DNA encodes these proteins:
- the LOC122084211 gene encoding protein IQ-DOMAIN 32 isoform X2 has translation MALHLRVTDPPVATENTCNPNLEESVAVVIQAAIRGYLAKRTLLKLKNVVKLQAAVRGHLVRRQAVGTLRCVQAIVKMQALVRARCARLLVEGSVNERTEQTVKPLGKVDSGTKPNQTYSSTKKLLSNGFARQLLESAPKTKAIHIKCDASRSNSAWNWLERWMSVSSSELAHPDKPVCPENEEQGENTKASASEEGPAPPAAAVFVTADINSNSREAVMALESEENLITYDADDLDFQDGHPNFSLKRDDLDQPCIENVDLGKAQNAVQLCIQDDHSSCSPVKDDLDKPRVEDVCLSESQEASSKIDLFPTQAETQSGVISQTALDSVYEKPGLNSEQPKRTMKRVASDELETEGKKFVFGSRKASNPAFIAAHSKFEELSSSATSGRSISSTNQDLGADSKSDNLLSPEDSVPRTKESSLTEYSISHDPKVQVGGSECGTELSISSTLDSPDISEVGGGELEHEAKVTERGANNVNSAVDNGHKLGSSSLEEKSFSSTPPNLSHDVFGQPGKPEEVDRESTESVVAVGPPRMEQQPDRSVSDVQAQVDSIMDQQACKSSPEGSPRSHMTAAESHGTPSSQVSIKAKRDKLERSGSNQKRRSQTRSKSSLSNQNDSGARSSTDQLPRDSKNGKRRNSFGSARSDPIDQERRDSSSNNSLPSYMQATESARAKANNTHNSPRSSPDVQDKDIYIKKRHSLPSANGKQGSPRMQRSTSQVQQSVKGNGIHSPSERKWQR, from the exons ATGGCACTGCACTTAAGAGTAACTGATCCCCCAGTTGCCACAGAGAATACATGTAATCCCAACCTAGAAGAATCTGTTGCTGTTGTCATCCAGGCTGCTATAAGAGGATACTTG GCAAAAAGAACTCTCTTGAAGCTTAAGAATGTTGTTAAGTTGCAAGCTGCTGTACGTGGGCATTTGGTCCGGAGGCAGGCTGTGGGAACTCTACGCTGTGTTCAAGCAATTGTCAAGATGCAGGCTCTTGTCCGTGCTCGCTGTGCTCGTCTGTTAGTAGAAGGGTCGGTTAATGAGAGAACTGAACAAACTGTGAAGCCCTTG GGGAAGGTAGATTCGGGAACCAAGCCAAACCAAACTTACTCTTCCACTAAGAAACTGCTTAGCAATGGTTTTGCTCGTCAG CTTTTGGAGTCAGCGCCCAAGACAAAAGCAATACACATCAAATGTGATGCTTCGAGATCTAATTCAGCATGGAATTGGTTGGAGAGGTGGATGTCCGTATCATCATCAGAACTTGCTCACCCAGATAAACCAGTGTGTCCAGAGAATGAGGAACAAGGAGAGAATACCAAGGCATCTGCTTCTGAAGAAGGACCTGCACCACCAGCTGCAGCTGTCTTTGTGACAGCAGATATAAATTCCAATAGCAGGGAAGCAGTGATGGCACTTGAGAGTGAAGAGAACTTGATCACTTATGATGCAGATGACCTTGATTTTCAAGATGGGCATCCTAACTTTTCATTGAAAAGAGACGATCTTGATCAGCCTTGCATTGAGAATGTGGATTTGGGAAAAGCTCAAAATGCAGTTCAATTATGCATTCAGGATGATCATTCAAGCTGCTCGCCAGTAAAAGATGATCTTGATAAGCCTCGAGTTGAGGATGTGTGTTTGAGTGAATCGCAAGAGGCCTCTTCTAAGATAGATTTGTTTCCAACTCAAGCAGAGACGCAATCTGGTGTTATTTCTCAGACAGCGCTCGATTCTGTTTATGAGAAGCCTGGGTTAAACAGTGAACAGCCAAAACGTACTATGAAAAGGGTTGCATCTGACGAACTAGAAACTGAGGGTAAGAAGTTTGTTTTTGGATCAAGAAAGGCATCTAATCCTGCATTTATTGCAGCGCATTCAAAATTTGAAGAGCTGAGTTCATCAGCAACATCAGGTAGGTCAATCAGTTCAACTAATCAAGATCTTGGAGCAGATTCGAAATCAGATAATCTTCTTTCTCCTGAAGATTCTGTCCCTAGGACCAAGGAATCAAGCCTTACAGAGTATTCAATCTCTCACGATCCAAAAGTTCAGGTTGGGGGTTCAGAATGTGGAACTGAACTTTCTATATCTTCCACTCTTGATTCCCCAGACATATCTGAAGTTGGAGGTGGAGAACTTGAACATGAAGCCAAAGTTACAGAAAGAGGAGCCAACAATGTAAACAGTGCAGTTGATAATGGACATAAACTTGGAAGTTCCAGTCTTGAGGAGAAAAGTTTTTCCTCCACTCCACCTAATCTATCCCATGATGTCTTTGGTCAGCCAGGGAAGCCTGAAGAAGTTGACAGAGAATCCACCGAATCAGTTGTAGCCGTAGGCCCTCCCAGAATGGAGCAGCAGCCAGACAGAAGTGTGTCAGATGTACAGGCTCAAGTGGACAGCATCATGGATCAGCAAGCCTGTAAATCATCTCCAGAGGGATCTCCAAGAAGCCATATGACTGCCGCTGAATCACATGGAACACCATCAAGTCAGGTGTCAATCAAAGCTAAGAGGGACAAATTGGAAAGGAGTGGGTCCAACCAAAAACGGAGGTCCCAGACAAGAAGTAAGAGTTCCCTTTCAAATCAGAATGACTCGGGTGCAAGAAGTAGTACAGATCAATTGCCCAGGGACTCCAAAAATGGGAAGCGGCGTAACTCATTTGGTTCAGCAAGATCTGATCCCATTGACCAGGAGAGAAGAGATAGTAGCAGCAATAATTCTCTCCCCAGTTACATGCAAGCAACAGAATCTGCTAGGGCCAAGGCCAACAATACCCATAATTCTCCGAGGTCAAGTCCAGATGTGCAAGACAAGGATATTTATATCAAAAAGCGACATTCCCTACCCAGTGCAAATGGAAA
- the LOC122084211 gene encoding protein IQ-DOMAIN 32 isoform X1, translating into MVRSSSTCFKILACGSDAVEKDDIEQTESKESTDKRGWSFRKRSARHRVLSNTVISETPSTGNKESPESIAVVSDPQPNSAVLEKVSEPQWTDEKPELSMALHLRVTDPPVATENTCNPNLEESVAVVIQAAIRGYLAKRTLLKLKNVVKLQAAVRGHLVRRQAVGTLRCVQAIVKMQALVRARCARLLVEGSVNERTEQTVKPLGKVDSGTKPNQTYSSTKKLLSNGFARQLLESAPKTKAIHIKCDASRSNSAWNWLERWMSVSSSELAHPDKPVCPENEEQGENTKASASEEGPAPPAAAVFVTADINSNSREAVMALESEENLITYDADDLDFQDGHPNFSLKRDDLDQPCIENVDLGKAQNAVQLCIQDDHSSCSPVKDDLDKPRVEDVCLSESQEASSKIDLFPTQAETQSGVISQTALDSVYEKPGLNSEQPKRTMKRVASDELETEGKKFVFGSRKASNPAFIAAHSKFEELSSSATSGRSISSTNQDLGADSKSDNLLSPEDSVPRTKESSLTEYSISHDPKVQVGGSECGTELSISSTLDSPDISEVGGGELEHEAKVTERGANNVNSAVDNGHKLGSSSLEEKSFSSTPPNLSHDVFGQPGKPEEVDRESTESVVAVGPPRMEQQPDRSVSDVQAQVDSIMDQQACKSSPEGSPRSHMTAAESHGTPSSQVSIKAKRDKLERSGSNQKRRSQTRSKSSLSNQNDSGARSSTDQLPRDSKNGKRRNSFGSARSDPIDQERRDSSSNNSLPSYMQATESARAKANNTHNSPRSSPDVQDKDIYIKKRHSLPSANGKQGSPRMQRSTSQVQQSVKGNGIHSPSERKWQR; encoded by the exons atggtgAGATCCTCGAGCACCTGTTTCAAGATCCTTGCATGTGGCAGCGATGCTGTTGAGAAAGATGACATTGAACAGACTGag AGCAAAGAGTCTACGGACAAACGGGGATGGAGTTTCAGAAAGAGATCTGCCAGGCATCGAGTGCTAAGCAACACTGTTATCTCAGAAACGCCATCTACTGGGAATAAGGAGAGCCCAGAATCAATTGCAGTCGTCTCTGATCCACAACCTAACTCAGCTGTTCTTGAGAAAGTATCTGAACCACAATGGACAGATGAGAAACCTGAATTATCAATGGCACTGCACTTAAGAGTAACTGATCCCCCAGTTGCCACAGAGAATACATGTAATCCCAACCTAGAAGAATCTGTTGCTGTTGTCATCCAGGCTGCTATAAGAGGATACTTG GCAAAAAGAACTCTCTTGAAGCTTAAGAATGTTGTTAAGTTGCAAGCTGCTGTACGTGGGCATTTGGTCCGGAGGCAGGCTGTGGGAACTCTACGCTGTGTTCAAGCAATTGTCAAGATGCAGGCTCTTGTCCGTGCTCGCTGTGCTCGTCTGTTAGTAGAAGGGTCGGTTAATGAGAGAACTGAACAAACTGTGAAGCCCTTG GGGAAGGTAGATTCGGGAACCAAGCCAAACCAAACTTACTCTTCCACTAAGAAACTGCTTAGCAATGGTTTTGCTCGTCAG CTTTTGGAGTCAGCGCCCAAGACAAAAGCAATACACATCAAATGTGATGCTTCGAGATCTAATTCAGCATGGAATTGGTTGGAGAGGTGGATGTCCGTATCATCATCAGAACTTGCTCACCCAGATAAACCAGTGTGTCCAGAGAATGAGGAACAAGGAGAGAATACCAAGGCATCTGCTTCTGAAGAAGGACCTGCACCACCAGCTGCAGCTGTCTTTGTGACAGCAGATATAAATTCCAATAGCAGGGAAGCAGTGATGGCACTTGAGAGTGAAGAGAACTTGATCACTTATGATGCAGATGACCTTGATTTTCAAGATGGGCATCCTAACTTTTCATTGAAAAGAGACGATCTTGATCAGCCTTGCATTGAGAATGTGGATTTGGGAAAAGCTCAAAATGCAGTTCAATTATGCATTCAGGATGATCATTCAAGCTGCTCGCCAGTAAAAGATGATCTTGATAAGCCTCGAGTTGAGGATGTGTGTTTGAGTGAATCGCAAGAGGCCTCTTCTAAGATAGATTTGTTTCCAACTCAAGCAGAGACGCAATCTGGTGTTATTTCTCAGACAGCGCTCGATTCTGTTTATGAGAAGCCTGGGTTAAACAGTGAACAGCCAAAACGTACTATGAAAAGGGTTGCATCTGACGAACTAGAAACTGAGGGTAAGAAGTTTGTTTTTGGATCAAGAAAGGCATCTAATCCTGCATTTATTGCAGCGCATTCAAAATTTGAAGAGCTGAGTTCATCAGCAACATCAGGTAGGTCAATCAGTTCAACTAATCAAGATCTTGGAGCAGATTCGAAATCAGATAATCTTCTTTCTCCTGAAGATTCTGTCCCTAGGACCAAGGAATCAAGCCTTACAGAGTATTCAATCTCTCACGATCCAAAAGTTCAGGTTGGGGGTTCAGAATGTGGAACTGAACTTTCTATATCTTCCACTCTTGATTCCCCAGACATATCTGAAGTTGGAGGTGGAGAACTTGAACATGAAGCCAAAGTTACAGAAAGAGGAGCCAACAATGTAAACAGTGCAGTTGATAATGGACATAAACTTGGAAGTTCCAGTCTTGAGGAGAAAAGTTTTTCCTCCACTCCACCTAATCTATCCCATGATGTCTTTGGTCAGCCAGGGAAGCCTGAAGAAGTTGACAGAGAATCCACCGAATCAGTTGTAGCCGTAGGCCCTCCCAGAATGGAGCAGCAGCCAGACAGAAGTGTGTCAGATGTACAGGCTCAAGTGGACAGCATCATGGATCAGCAAGCCTGTAAATCATCTCCAGAGGGATCTCCAAGAAGCCATATGACTGCCGCTGAATCACATGGAACACCATCAAGTCAGGTGTCAATCAAAGCTAAGAGGGACAAATTGGAAAGGAGTGGGTCCAACCAAAAACGGAGGTCCCAGACAAGAAGTAAGAGTTCCCTTTCAAATCAGAATGACTCGGGTGCAAGAAGTAGTACAGATCAATTGCCCAGGGACTCCAAAAATGGGAAGCGGCGTAACTCATTTGGTTCAGCAAGATCTGATCCCATTGACCAGGAGAGAAGAGATAGTAGCAGCAATAATTCTCTCCCCAGTTACATGCAAGCAACAGAATCTGCTAGGGCCAAGGCCAACAATACCCATAATTCTCCGAGGTCAAGTCCAGATGTGCAAGACAAGGATATTTATATCAAAAAGCGACATTCCCTACCCAGTGCAAATGGAAA
- the LOC122084318 gene encoding protein RCC2 homolog, producing the protein MSPVETEKKPEEEEEKTVKQGGELLFCGATNWDTIGTRGVPGDFNLSSPTRLRPLVGVDIRSVASGCTSCHCVALDVEGRCYTWGRNKKGQLGHGDYVQRDRPTVVSDLLKHKVIRAGAGRCHTVVVTNDGNSFTFGWNKHGQLGSGSIKNEFELSPVHCQVTDVTNAVCGADFTVWLSSVEGSSILTAGLPQYGQLGHGTDNEYNTKESSVRLAYGPQPRPKAIASLAGETIVKVACGTNHTVAVDSKGFVYTWGFGGYGRLGHREQKDEWVPRRVEVFQRLNVLPPDALVSAGSVNSACTAGGGQLYMWGKIKTTGDDWMYPKPVMDLSGWKIRCMDSGSMHHFCGAEDSCISWGHAQYGELGYGPDGQKSSANPRKVDILEGTRVVSVACGLGHSLIVVDRTTVGDRLEQLNIYDGKASGEVSEEPESKNPAVKKTGEKNAAKSSAKSKKRTKDEESDVEEEEDSDNDGDDSEEDANGQENKGSHGGRSSTRGRGKGAKKLPMEENKNTGHGRGWTPVEEKKSSQHGQGSGKAGKREGPHK; encoded by the exons ATGTCGCCGGTGGAAACGGAGAAGAAaccggaggaggaggaggaaaagacGGTGAAGCAGGGTGGAGAGTTATTGTTCTGTGGAGCAACCAACTGGGATACTATCGGTACTAGAGGAGTTCCTGGCGATTTCAACTTGTCCTCCCCAACACGTCTGCGTCCACTCGTTGGTGTCGACATTCGCTCTGTAGCTTCCGGTTGCA CTTCCTGTCATTGTGTGGCATTGGATGTTGAAGGTCGCTGCTATACCTGGGGTCGGAATAag AAGGGACAGCTTGGACATGGAGATTACGTTCAGCGTGATAGGCCTACGGTGGTGTCTGACCTATTGAA ACACAAGGTCATTAGAGCGGGTGCTGGGAGGTGCCACACTGTGGTTGTCACTAATGATGGCAACTCCTTCACTTTTGGATGGAATAAGCATGGGCAGTTGGGTTCTGGTTCAATAAAGAATG AGTTCGAGCTGTCACCGGTCCACTGTCAGGTTACTGACGTCACGAATGCTGTTTGTGGGGCTGACTTTACTGTGTGGCTCTCTTCTGTTGAAGGATCTTCTATATT AACTGCAGGTCTTCCACAATATGGTCAGCTTGGACATGGAACAGACAATGAG TACAATACTAAAGAAAGTTCAGTGAGACTTGCTTATGGACCCCAGCCTCGCCCAAAAGCTATAGCTTCCCTTGCGGGAGAAACTATTGTAAAAGTTGCATGTGGAACAAATCATACAG TTGCTGTGGACTCAAAAGGCTTTGTCTATAC GTGGGGATTTGGTGGCTATGGAAG GCTTGGACATAGAGAGCAGAAGGATGAGTGGGTTCCCCGTCGTGTTGAAGTCTTTCAAAGACTAAACGTTCTACCTCCTGATGCATTGGTTTCAGCTGGTTCTGTTAATTCTGCATGCACTGCTG GTGGAGGGCAGTTGTATATGTGGGGCAAGATAAAGACTACAGGCGATGACTGGATGTATCCCAAGCCTGTAATGGATTTAAG TGGCTGGAAGATCCGTTGCATGGATTCAGGTTCTATGCACCATTTCTGTGGTGCTGAGGATTCATGTATAAGTTGGGGTCATGCTCAGTATGGAGAGCTTGGATATGGCCCTGATGGTCAGAA GTCTTCTGCAAATCCCAGAAAGGTTGATATACTAGAGGGTACGCGTGTCGTCAG TGTTGCTTGTGGTTTGGGCCATTCTCTGATTGTTGTTGATAGAACAACTGTTGGTGACCGACTTGAACAG CTCAACATTTATGATGGCAAAGCTTCTGGCGAAG TGAGTGAAGAACCTGAGAGCAAAAATCCAGCTGTCAAGAAAACTGGTGAAAAGAATGCTGCCAAGTCTTCTGCTAAGTCAAAGAAAAGGACGAAGGATGAGGAATCTGAtgttgaagaagaggaagatagTGATAATGATGGTGATGATAGTGAAGAGGATGCTAATGGCCAAGAAAACAAGGGAAGTCATGGTGGTAGGTCATCCACTAGAGGTCGAGGTAAGGGTGCAAAAAAACTTCCAATGGAGGAGAACAAAAACACGGGGCATGGGCGGGGATGGACTCCTGTTGAGGAGAAGAAAAGTTCTCAGCATGGCCAGGGGAGTGGAAAAGCAGGGAAAAGAGAGGGGCCTCACAAATGA